In Megalops cyprinoides isolate fMegCyp1 chromosome 25, fMegCyp1.pri, whole genome shotgun sequence, a single window of DNA contains:
- the LOC118771686 gene encoding macrophage mannose receptor 1 — protein MEIILLLLVLEAVSSSRFREFHRGEKDMNWTAAQQYCRQHYTDLVTVHSQEEADQLLKMLGDGDSGWIGLHRGDMSDKWSDGDTSNFINWLNPGGKEPPYCAAMTVEGGWETLSCTEERDFMCYRKEVTDPSLRYTLVEETRSWYDAQKHCRMSYTDLVSIKNESHNDHIKNKGQNIAPFWIGMIHDDWAWSDGGCSTYRNWYAGYPMKSPSDCVYMLKADEGTWFNVGCDNDHFPLCYKVKLKIHLINEPKTWEEAQHYCYTHHRSPLIIQSEQDQHAVQQVLQCKNFSGYVWLGLRQSRLFGFWVWADGITVGWSNWEGGSQPEQPLSHICAAMATGEGGFKWSDQNCVSKFSFLCEG, from the exons ATGGAGATCATCTTACTTCTCCTCGTGCTTGAAGCAG TCTCCTCCAGCCGCTTCAGGGAATtccacagaggggaaaaagataTGAACTGGACTGCAGCTCAGCAGTACTGCAGACAGCATTACACTGACCTGGTCACCGTGCACAGCCAGGAGGAAGCTGATCAGCTGCTTAAAATGTTAGGAGATGGTGACAGCGGCTGGATCGGTCTGCACCGTGGCGATATGAGTGATAAATGGTCTGATGGGGACACATCTAATTTCATTAACTGGCTTAATCCTGGGGGAAAGGAGCCACCATACTGTGCTGCCATGACAGTGGAAGGAGGATGGGAGACACTCAGttgcacagaggagagagatttCATGTGTTACAGGAAAG aggTCACAGACCCCTCTCTCAGATACACTCTGGTGGAGGAGACAAGATCTTGGTACGACGCACAGAAGCACTGCAGGATGAGCTACACTGACCTGGTCAGCATTAAGAATGAGAGCCACAATGATCATATAAAGAACAAAGGGCAAAACATCGCCCCCTTCTGGATCGGCATGATACATGACGACTGGGCATGGTCTGATGGGGGGTGTTCCACCTACAGAAACTGGTATGCTGGATACCCTATGAAAAGCCCATctgactgtgtgtatatgctgaAAGCTGATGAGGGGACATGGTTTAATGTCGGATGTGATAACGATCATTTCCCCCTCTGTTACAAAG ttaaactgaaaatacatcTCATTAATGAGCCAAAGACATGGGAGGAAGCTCAGCACTACTGCTATACTCACCACAGGAGCCCACTGAtcatccaatcagagcaggACCAGCATGCAGTGCAGCAGGTGCTGCAGTGCAAGAACTTCTCAGGCTATGTGTGGCTGGGTTTGAGGCAGAGCCGCCTCTTTGGGTTCTGGGTCTGGGCCGATGGGATCACAGTGGGGTGGAGCaactgggagggggggagccAACCTGAGCAGCCACTGTCCCACATCTGTgcagccatggcaacaggagagGGGGGATTCAAATGGAGCGACCAGAACTGCGTCTCCAAGttctccttcctctgtgaaGGGTAG